The DNA window AAAAGCGCAGGGACGATCACGCAACATTCATAGCCGAGGTTGCCTCTCTCTCCGGTCCAGCGAGCTGAAGCCGTGGCGCAGCACACGCATGGGTTCGCTAATAGGTGGGCCTAGTACTATGTGGACGTTGGTTGGCCCCACTTGTCATGCCTTTGGCTCCAACCCCGGGGAAGTAATGCTGCGCCGGCAAGGTGGCCTTCGCCgataaatcatgaaaactttcgctgacgggtgggtccagTCCTACGTGGTGTTTGTTTGGCCTACGTGTCATTCATTCATCGAGTAACTCAGTTTTGGTGAGGTCTGTCAGGGAGGGAGTAATCCACGATGGTGTCGGCGGACTTTGCTTCACCATAGCGGTGCCTGCTAGGGCCAGCGCTCGAGAGTGCCGAGGTAGCGGCCGCTCGAAGTTTGGAGGCAGAGACACTATGCCGCCTGCCCATCCCCTCTGTATCGCCACCCTCCCCTGTCGCcacctccttctccttctcctccttcttccCCACTGAACAAACTTGTCGTTGTCGCTGTCATCTCCGTCCTCTACATCGCTGTCGGCGACTTCCCTCTCGTTCTTCGCTCATTCACCTACGTCGACTGCAACATGAGCACTTAGGTATCGACCTTCTGTAGCATCAGAAATACCCCAACTCGTGCGTGAAATCTTACTTGGACGTTACGTGAGCAATTTGTCGAATATCTGGAGATTGGACCTGCGTGTAGGGCTGAGCAAATAGCTCGGCTCAGGCTCGCCTGGCTCAGCTTAGCTCTAATCCTAAACGAGTCAAGCCCGAGTCTAGGTTTTAGCTTGTTTGTGGACTGAACCGAGCCCTAGCCAGCTTGCGAGCTTAGTAGGCTCAGTTTGCATAAATAGACTTATGGCCCAAAACAACAAAGCCCATCAATTCTCTGGCTCATTACATGAATAGATTAGGgttgtctctctctctcgatgtCGTCCGTAAGACCATAAGGTGACTCATGTCGTGTGCGGCTAGGAGCctagggcggcggcgcagtgcAGTACAGGACTACAGGGGCACGACGCACGCCATCGACACCGAGAGCCTGAGGGCCAAGACCACCCACCACATCCGAGACCGAGAGTCGTCGATGCGGGAGACGCCGCGCCGGACTCTCCACCTCCCCATCTGCGCCACGCCATGACCTCGATGGTTGCGCCTCGGCCACCGCCCCGCCACCTACGTCGGGACCCGAGAGACGCCGCACCGCTGCCCTGTCGCCACCTGCGTCGCCGGCCCGACTCCAACTGCCTTCGCTAGCAACACAACTGCTGCTATTGCAAAGCTTACGAGCTAACTCGAGCCGGACCACGAGCTGAGCCGAGCCTGATGTACAGCTCGGTTAGAGTACCGAGCCAAGCCTGGCTCGACTTGGCTCGTTTCCACCCCTACATGCGTGAGCTGCTGGTGTCTTGATTTTTACTTCTCAATTTCTATTGCTTTCTGCCCTTGCAGTTGATGCATGTATTTGTTCACCTTTAAGACTAGAAATATTAAGATCATCCGATTGCATAGACATTTAGGACATCCATAATGTAGCTTTATAGCAGGCAGTAAGCACTCAATGCTCTCTACTGACTGGTAGCAATTATTATGAAGACAGTTTTTATCTATTACTTGGCCATACAACTATAACCAACaaataagaataaaacaaCAATATGTCTAAAGTGTAGTCTTACACaaagaatttaaatattgaaatGGTCATTGCTTTCCAACTGTTGCTTGCTAGTCGTTGGCTTTTTCTTCACATCCGGTCCTACTTTAATGCTTCGGTGGCAACCTAACATTGTGGAGCAGGACTCTAGCCGGTACTTCATCTGATCGATACATTAATGCTTTTTCTTCACATCCTGATTGGCCCAGCAGCTAACCCAGACTAATGTCTGGTCGAGCTAAATACATTTAAGGATGCTCTAGGAGTAACAGGCATGTAAATAGGAGGAGAGAGGTAGAGATGTTTGTACACGTAAAGTAAAAAtgtaaaggaaaaataatgaGGTTGCGTCCCTGCCTATACAAATGCACATTCATCTGATcgatatcatatttatttatgtcaaCGTTCACATCGCTCAATTGCTGCATCACGTGGGAAAAGccttttgtttagtttttgctCGTACTTactagctaaaatttaaaattttcaaccctAATTTCTTTAagacaattttaaaattatttcatcataatttgttaattagccttgacttttagatattatatatatatgtgtattttattcataaattattttttagactccGGAATCATGATTTACAGCTTGGGTTTGCTTGGGACGCAAACCTACTTGTAAATGCtcataaaaaatgtcaaagaaataaaataatagagaaaaaactataatattaACATGCGAATAATgtattaacaattaaatccATATAGAACACGTAGTTCGTTGGGTTTCGTTGGGTTGGACATGGGACGGCCTGGTACTATACTATTGAGTATTGATTAGCCATTTGGGTTGGTATTGCACCTGTTAAAAAATGTATCTATGTTTAGTGCTATATATGTACAAGGGAAAACTAGATTCCAGTGTCTATAACTATAATGCCTTCTGGTCCAGTCGCTCGTTCCAGTTCAGGCACCTGATCAAGCTGCGGAACCAATCACCGGTTTGGTCGGATTTATTAACAGTTGGGAGTGGATGCTGACTCATGGATATTAGAACAGAGTCTCCTCTTGATAATTGCTGCCTTCTCTTGCCATCAAATGATACCCACGCATTACTTCTTGCGTCATCCGGTATCTGTTAAGTTGCAAACGCAACGTCAGCTCCCCATCAGTCAGCTAATTATTTATGCATGGTATTGTAGGATAAGAACTGATTAGCTATAGGAACATTCATAGTTAAGGGCGATAATAAGGTTGCATGAAAACAAATAGAGATTTCATCGGTTGTTGAATGCCTGTTGTTCCATACCTTCAATTCAAGCCGTGCAGAATCAGGAAGGATGACAGGTCTAAATGACAGCGAGTGTGGGCAGATTGGAGTAAACAGCATGCATGGGACATTTGGATGAACCTAGATGACAAACAACAATGATCACAGTGAataattgttttgttcaaTTGATACAGGTAGCGTGCATTCCAGGAGACAAAAATCACTGACAGAACTGAAAAGGCTTAAAAACACACATTATGTGATTCCATTGTGCACATAGCATATCAAATGCAATGGTCAACAAGATTACATGGCCATAAAAGCAAAAAACGAACCCCATTATTTCTCTTTATTCAGTTTTTAAATATCAAACTGGATTTCACAtagcacccaaaaaaaaaaaatcttcagtGCGCAGCAACAAGAttcattaacaaatatttctgATGGAAAAGTTAATAAACTGGTATTTAGCTCATAAGTCATGGACATTGGATGttactattattattaaaataaatgctGAATTGGCATGTTTCTTCGAATCTTAGAAAAATGGTTCCATGAACCATTCCACCAAGCATAGAGTGGAACACGGGTAGGACTAGTCTTTTTTCAGATGTTCCTCTTAACATGGACAGTATGCCTTATTAGAGAGATTTAGGCAGTGCTTCATTAATGGAAATATCTATTTGCAACATGGAGTGAAAAGAAATAGAAGAAGTAGGTCTTATTTAATAAACTCAACAATGTTTTTTACATGAACATGTATACAGACCTTTCTTTTCATAGACATTTATCACTTAACCTGGAGTGATTTAGTGTTTCCCggtatttatataatataacttGTATAGATTGACCTACCATTGAGCCTCCAGCTGCAGTAGAGTATGCTGTACTGCCAGTTGGTGTTGCTACTATCACCCCATCTCCTTGAACCTGATATATTTTCCATCAGATTCAAGAAGGAAATGTTTTATGTAGCTAAAAtagtataaacagaaaagaaatttatgtagctaaaataatataaacagaagtaCTGAGGCCAAGTGAAGCACAACAATAATATACTCTCCAAGAGAATGAGGCCAAGTGAAGCAGGAAGCCACAACTGCTCTACTGTGTCTACATTAGTAATTGACAGATATCTTACCATGATACACGCAGCCAAAAAATATGCTAAGACAGATATCTACTTTTCTAATACCTTCTGAATCTTACCTTTGTTATTAGATGGTTATGCTCATAACATTCAATTTTGGACAGGTATGGATTAGAACCCCGATCGACAACAACTTCATTCAGCACATCAAACACTTTTCCAGGCATTGCTTTTCCATTGCGAAAGATCTCACATCTTAGACGCATTCTAAGGGTTATATAAACTCCAAGTGTATTGTTCCCATGGATGACAGCTCTCAAGTCTTGTCTGAAACCTTCAAACTGAGGTCAAGCAAATGATAACATGCTTAGATTTgacaatataataatttaaatgacATGGTTTCTCTGTGAGAGGAGGATAAACATACAATATGTGAAGTCAGAAATCCAAGAGATCCAAGATTGAAAGAGACAACAGGTGGTACAGAAGTCCTAAATAAGTTTGATGCATGCAAAATGACGCCATCACCACCCAGACAAGCGACAAAATCAACTCTCTCATGAAGGTCACTGATTTTTAGCACAAAACATTGTTAATAAATATCAATATGGAAATTAATGTGGCTTATGGAtcataaacttaatatatttAAGGTACCTGGTATCTTGAGTATAGAAGGTTTGCACAAAACCATAACCAGGAATCCTAGCAAATATATCATGAACATCAGGCTCCACTAGAACATTCATCTTTTCTTGATGATGCAGAAATGAAGCAACCTGAAAAGAAATTGATTGGAATTTTACAGCAGATCAAAAGCTGTCTGTTGCCAAACAGAGAAGGGAATTATGTAGAAGTATATGCAATATATAGCCTAAGTGGATACTATACAGTTTTTAAGAATAGAACTAATTCAATACCATCTTAGGCTATAAATTGATACaacttatttgaattttgacgCAAGCTCTTGAATGGGAATTGTTGAtcgatcaaaatatttttactaacTACTGAAGTCACAGAACACTTTGAAACAATAGAAGAAATCGTTATATAAGTATTGTTCTCCTGGTATAATCCTAAAGAGCTCTCAATTAATTGTATGCTGTCCAGCTTATTACTATAAATTAGGCTGCGTTTGGTGGAGGAGGGGGTAAGTTAGCTTatctggcacggaaaacataataatagattaatatatgattaattaattattaattattaaaaaaatataaaatagattaatatgattttttaaaacaactttcctatagaaaatttttgaaaaagatacaccgtttagcagtttgggaagcgtgcgcgcgaaaaacgacgtaaataagttaacttaccgccgtcccgaacgcggccttaatgAAGTGCTCAGCCACAGATAAGAAAAGGTAAGTGCCTTCTGACCAAGAAACATGCATGCCAATAACATGGATATAATGTTGACTTTGAGATGACTCAAACTATAGTTTGCTATTAGATATAAGAAAGAAgcaatatatgttgtatatgtgaTTATAAGTActaaagatatatattacATCCGTTTCAGgctataagatgttttggtttttcctatattcatatggatactaatgaatttgaacatatatatataatatatacattggttcatagaaaaatctagagaaaaccaaaacaccTTGTGACTTGAAACAGGGGGAGTATGTACTAAGAAAGGGATTGTTTTGTACAGACCTCTTTAGCTTCTTCCATGAGCTCATCGCCTAATTTCTTTAGTAGTAAGACAGTCTTTGGAGGAGTTTTCCACATAAGCATCTGTTGCTGGGTGCTAGGATGCGTAAAAGCCAAAGACGATTCAGTTACTTTTTCTCTAGTACAGGAAAATCCATCGGTGCGTACTAGAAACATCTCTGCTTTTCTTCTTGACTGAAGTCTAACAACACCGGTTGAGGATGCGCACATATTTCCATCAACATGATCTGATTTTACTTTCTCAAGATAAGGGGCACCGTTCCTTTCAGCAGATTTTTGTGAGACAAGCTGAGAATTACCACTAGAATTGCTGGCATCAGATGTCCTAGGATCAACTGTTACCACTGAGGCTGCCATTTCCATCTTCTCAACAGATCTGGAGGCTCCATTGCTGGATGGTTTTCCATTAGATATACCTGAAGCAACTGATAGAATATAATCGTTATCAAAGGATGCCCCATTAGAACTTTTCAGAACTTTCAATTCGGTGGCTTCATAATCAATGGCTCCAGTTTGTTCAATGCTGAGACTTTGGTTTCTCCTTGAGATCAGCAAACTACTCGACTGTCTCCGAGGGTTCAGAACAGATTTTGGATATACTTTTTTGCTTCTAAAAAAGTCAGTCATCCCctttttagagaaaacatCGCAAGAAGGAAATTGTGCCTTAAGGGGATTACTCTCTAGTCTAAAGTTTGACTGAAGTTCTGTCCTAGTGACATGCAGTTCACCTTGTTCAGAACTTTGTCCACTGGGAAGGGAATTAGTGACTTCCAGATTATGACGTGCTGCTTCAATGTCTATGTCACACGTTTCCCCCTCCTTCACGGTTCCATCAGATTCCAGAGGTGTACCATTTTGGCTACCTTCTGAGGAGAAACCTGGGCTGTTTGTGAGCTGCTCTGTTTGATCATTCTTCACATGCTTACCATTGCCGTTTAATGAGCGGTTTTGTGTAGCCAGTCTCTCAGCACGAGTGACATACTGCTTCCATCTAGAGACCATCGCAGATGTCCTACTAATGCCTTCCTGGCTATGAAGATAAATGGGCTTCTTCGCACTATCAGACACAATTTCCGCAAATCGTTGAACCTGCTCAGCAGAGGGTGAAGTACCAATATCAACAGGCAAATTCACCAACTCTATATTTCCCAATGAGACAGCTTCCTGAACTGCGGAAAGATATAAATCATCTTTAACATCCTCCTCCCGAAGATCAACAATAGTTTTGAATCCCTTTGACAATAACCATTCTAATCCCTCCTCACTGACTTGCCCTCCCCTCCAAAATGCAACATCTAACTCATCTGATGCAGAATCATCTGGCACAGTTGAAGAGTACACCGGAAACCAATTTGCAAATAATGTCGGACAGGGATGGCCATCAGCTCTTGGGAAACCTGCATCATAGCAAGCATTCTTCAACCTCTGCAGCCTCCTCCATATATCCAACCCTCGGGCCTCACTTGGTACAAGGTAGCTGGCAAGTGCAACCTGCATACTCTCACAGCATCGCTTCAGATCCCCACGGAACAAGGCGAGAGGTGGAATCCTGTCCATTGTGCTGTCCTCAGATCCCTGAAATGCGCTCGCAACACCTGATCTCCCTGATAGCACTTCTGTCCTGCCCCGGTTCAGCAATGCCAGCATGCAtccgagcacggcggcgaccttGTCCTCCAGTACTGGCAAGTCCTCGGTTTGCACATCATACCGAACGGGGCACTCCCCCGTCTCCGGATCACAGAGCGCCGACATGACCGCAGTGTGGAGTTGCTCAGCAGCACGGAATATGCGGCAGTATGCCTCAATCTCTGCAATGTCGCCAGGCACCGGACCAACCCACAGTAGTTGGGACAGGTCCCTTGTGTGGTAATTCTGCAAGAAATCACTTGATCAATCACCATAGAATCATTTCACTTCAGTTATAGCGAAGAAGCAATCAAATTTCATATGCAGCTCGATACAAGCAATTGAGAAACAAATTTCAAGCTCATTTCATCAAACTGTTCTACTAAATGCCTCCCCAAGAACCAGATGATATCAAGGCGAACTAATCCACGCCATCAGCCATATGGTCCCATAAAAGCAACGGAAATTGCTAGCTAAAAATCAAAACCAGCAAGCTGCGCGCGAAGGGGACCGCCCCACAGATGCTCGACGAAATGCTCACGAACGGCGTGGCGATCGAGCCAACGAACCTGGGAGTCGAGCCCGATCCGCGAGCTGGAGAACGACGcccgcgcggcgacgacgccatgccgcgccgccgccgggcgccaccaccacctcccgaCGACCCACCCGGCGGCCCCCCGCTCCCCCgcgagcggcagcggcgccggaAGCTTGGCGGGCCCGTGCCGCGCGCAGACGGCGAGCATCAAGCAGTGGGaagacggcgaggaggaggaaccgaggcggcggcggaggaggagggagcgcgTCGCTGTCGCGGCGGTTGTGTTCTCCGCGCGCTCTCCGATGGCATCCACACAAGTATTCGGTATTCGGCGGTGCGTGTAAAAACCGTAGCTTTTTTTTAGGgagaagagaaagagggagaaatAGTAGTAGTCGGTGGGTCATACTCATGCTGCTGCATGCCATGCTGATCTGTGTGCACACTTGTTCCTCTTGCCATTGCCAGGTGGAAgcacacacaaacacaaaaaaaatattcttgatgttttgtatttgATGTTGTCCAATATTATAAATCATtctatcttattttatattgtatgtAAATTTGcgaaattataaatcatgtttaatgtatttttagtgatgaaACAaaccacaacaaaataattaataatcatgtattttttaataaaacaaatagtccaACTgatatctaaaagtcaattacgtcaaataaaaaacaaaggtgGATAGTAGCAATAGTAATAAGTGAATTTTCAGTGAGATATagagagaaataaaagatGTACACTATAAAACTGGTATGGAAGAAAGGAAGAGTTTTGAGGACTTTAAATGATtggaagttttttttcctctttcgAGATTGACATTTTTGGAGGTTTGTTAAATGGATGAGGTTCAAGTTGGGGATATCATGGACCACAATGTGTGGTTTGAGTTTCTAGGCTGTTCTAATTCAGTTAAATTGGgctgaaaagaaaacagaGGGAAATGGTTTTATCCTTTAGGAACTTTGGGATGAAAATGATTTGTGTTGTTGAGGATTTTTGGGATGATGAGGTTAGGAAGCGCTCGGGTTATATCCAAAGTTTTACcgacttatattttgatatatgaaCTCACCATTATGTATTTAAAGGAAGCACCCACGGCATAGGCTCGCTTGTATTTAGATGCACGGGGATTTGTTGAGATGATGAGTTTAGCAAGTGTTTTAACTTGAGTAAAGTATATAGCCGGTTCTTAAACTTATGGCGCGATACCACTtagatccataaacttagaaaatgcatatttagatatatgaactcgttttaatatctaaaattatgaatctggatggtacattaaaacgagttcatggatcTAGATGATacatttaaaacaagttcatggacctagaTGGTAcgttaaaacaagttcatgtaTCTAAACATACATTTTCTAAGTTCATAGACTTAAATGGTACCGtgtcacaagtttaaggaccgatcatgtattttactctttCAACTTCAACTTATGGGTCAAACCCAGTTTTGAATTTCAACGTTAAATTTAGCGGGTTTTTGTCGCTTTTATCACCCTTGTTTTACTTTGAAATCACTAAAATAGAAGTATGAAAGTCTTCAACTTTATATCACGTGTTTGGCTTATACTACGTATCTTACTTTCTAAGAACAATCACTTTACCTCAAAGACATTTTTGTGCAAGGCAACTCCCCATAGGGAGCCTATAAGTTTTCATCATCTCAATAGcacttctcttttcttttcttaatgaAGGTTCTGGTTTCAAATGGAATACGAGTGCTCCATTAAACGATCCTATCTGTTAGGAACAAAACAAGTAAAATGTGACATACCACTCCCATCCGACAGCGATGTTGTCACTTTGTCACGTCTCAAAGCATGATAGGAAGACTACAAAACAAGTAAAATGTGACATACCACAGAAGCCATCTCGTGGAAACCATCTCCAACTGGCTTCAGCCTAATCAAATTAGCAAGAAACGCATATCAATTTTGTTTAACAAACCAGAAATTCCAGACACATTGCTTAATCCCAGAGATGGCCTGAAACCTGACGCCATGCCTACTTTATATTCCATGCCTACTTTACAGGAGTACAAGTCAGTAGCCCGTGTGGTCGACCAGAATAGGTCAGCCGGCCACGTTGTGCTACTTCCAGACATATTGCTTGCCCGTGTTAAATTTTCCATTGAATTCTGCAATGCAGCCAAATTGTAGTTCGAAACAGGACAAATTGTGGCACTTTCTTTCTGGAGTCTCCTTGTCTTTCAGGTCTGCCCCTGCATATCATACGAGAGAAGAACAAAATAGGTTTTTCTGGGCTGCTAAACACAGATGAAATAGCTCAGCATCGTCTGCCAAAAAGCTGAAGACACAAGCAGATCGACACATCTGTACTGCCTTTTTCACATGACAGGCACTCCAGGGCCATTGTACTCGACAAAAAGAGAATGTCTCGTTAGCCCTTGCTACACCCGGATCTAAAGTTCCTGGTAATATACAAGATCCCAGGACAGCAAAAACAGGTCTTATCAGTCCCTAAGACCATTGCCATTTGGCCAACTAGTAAGGAAGCACAAAAGGGTTGGGTTACTAGTATATGCAAATATTGAGGTACAGGCACTTTCTTTGCCTAGAGAAATTCCATGGGAATCTTGTGGAATTGAGACATCAGCACATGTTCTCTGCCTTGGAATAGCCTCCAGATTATCAGATTCCATCCCTCTTGTGCTCTTGCTGAAAAATTTCAACAAGGCTGAACAAGTAGATTTGGTAATACCTTTTGCTTCCATTGCAAATTTATGGACAGATCAAGCATCGGAAGACATTTCAGCTGCCGGAGTGACATTAATGCTCTGGGAGCGAACTCTGTCGATAATCTTTTGCCTACCAGTCAAATCCTCTTCGTAGCTAACGACCTGTGTATAATAGATGCAGCTTGCATGAGTTGGGCAGTGGTGGTGTAAACTGCCAAATAGGCAAGTGTttgttttaagaaataatgTGCACCTGAGACTCTGTCTGAGTTTCACTGAAAGGGTAGTAGGTAGTGGCAGGAGTGGCAGCAGAGGTGGTGGCTAAATTCACACATTGAACTTTCGTGTCAGGGGTGCTGTGTAGCTTCTGTGGCctgaataagaaaaacatggCAGCAAGTGAATCACATTGAAAGTAACACAATGAAAACTATAAGTTTCTGCTGAATTCTGATAGTAACCACAAGTTATTTTATATGAGAAAAGGATAACACGCTGATATGTTCAAATTTGCATGTTGACATTGCAAGCTTTAGCAAGCAGATGTCAGGTGATTGAATAGATCAGCGTATACAGGATTGCAAAAGCTATTACAATTAGGGGTGATCTCTAGcttgatatataaaaaaggaaGTTATATTAGCCAGAGAAGTTTATATTTGCAGAAAAATTCATTATCCCAGCAGTTATACGCTTTAAGGAAATATACAACAATCAGAAATCCCATTGTTTGCAtattaaacatgaaaaaaagtgAACAATGACCAACTTACATGTTCAACCAGTGCCTTGAAATGCCAAAAGAGTGTGTATTTTCCTGATCCTTATCAAGAACAGAATCATCAGGTGCAAAAATCTAAATTAGAAGTTAAGGATCCTAGAAATGATGCCTTAAGTATGGAGAGTAAACAGCAAAGCAGAAGTAGTCAAGCACAAATATCAAACAAGTGCAGGATACACTCCTAGGTGGTTGTACGTCCTGAATCTGCAATGAAGAAACAATGTTAGGGCTATTTCACGCAGTCCTATAAACATGTGCATGCCCTTGTCTACTTGAAATAGTAATTTCCATGAATTATATACCTTGGATGA is part of the Oryza brachyantha chromosome 11, ObraRS2, whole genome shotgun sequence genome and encodes:
- the LOC102713406 gene encoding probable NAD kinase 2, chloroplastic, with amino-acid sequence MLAVCARHGPAKLPAPLPLAGERGAAGWVVGRWWWRPAAARHGVVAARASFSSSRIGLDSQNYHTRDLSQLLWVGPVPGDIAEIEAYCRIFRAAEQLHTAVMSALCDPETGECPVRYDVQTEDLPVLEDKVAAVLGCMLALLNRGRTEVLSGRSGVASAFQGSEDSTMDRIPPLALFRGDLKRCCESMQVALASYLVPSEARGLDIWRRLQRLKNACYDAGFPRADGHPCPTLFANWFPVYSSTVPDDSASDELDVAFWRGGQVSEEGLEWLLSKGFKTIVDLREEDVKDDLYLSAVQEAVSLGNIELVNLPVDIGTSPSAEQVQRFAEIVSDSAKKPIYLHSQEGISRTSAMVSRWKQYVTRAERLATQNRSLNGNGKHVKNDQTEQLTNSPGFSSEGSQNGTPLESDGTVKEGETCDIDIEAARHNLEVTNSLPSGQSSEQGELHVTRTELQSNFRLESNPLKAQFPSCDVFSKKGMTDFFRSKKVYPKSVLNPRRQSSSLLISRRNQSLSIEQTGAIDYEATELKVLKSSNGASFDNDYILSVASGISNGKPSSNGASRSVEKMEMAASVVTVDPRTSDASNSSGNSQLVSQKSAERNGAPYLEKVKSDHVDGNMCASSTGVVRLQSRRKAEMFLVRTDGFSCTREKVTESSLAFTHPSTQQQMLMWKTPPKTVLLLKKLGDELMEEAKEVASFLHHQEKMNVLVEPDVHDIFARIPGYGFVQTFYTQDTSDLHERVDFVACLGGDGVILHASNLFRTSVPPVVSFNLGSLGFLTSHIFEGFRQDLRAVIHGNNTLGVYITLRMRLRCEIFRNGKAMPGKVFDVLNEVVVDRGSNPYLSKIECYEHNHLITKVQGDGVIVATPTGSTAYSTAAGGSMVHPNVPCMLFTPICPHSLSFRPVILPDSARLELKIPDDARSNAWVSFDGKRRQQLSRGDSVLISMSQHPLPTVNKSDQTGDWFRSLIRCLNWNERLDQKAL